In a single window of the Bernardetia sp. genome:
- a CDS encoding hydroxymethylglutaryl-CoA synthase family protein: MNQNTIQVGIDAMSFYVPHIYLDLETLAPSRNLDYEKLSKGLGVLKMALPDVNEDAASMAANAVWKLIKEYNLNPKDIGRLYVGTESGLDGAKPIATYILGMLNQKLQEEHKKEPNTEFFENCDALDMTFACIGGVDALQNTLDWARGNKNRIGIVVATDYAKYEKNSGGEYTQGAGAVAMLVKQNPRLIAINDIWGVSTKSEHDFFKPNFSETPVFDGQFSNSCYQNRLHDAYFSFKKQAVKEGLYNENDILSERWNSLIFHLPYAFHGKRMFSQIFTKERLFLTDKSRREGYLERFGISQENLYSEPKELFKKVAKTDSYRIFVKEKIETSQLASSHIGNMYTASIFMALMSCLEMKKEMLFKGEKLEGQKIGFCAYGSGSKSKVFEGVLQKNAIEIIEKFNVFSTLKNRKAISLEEYEALHDKKHTFPLNGSNGNFILSEIKSEPKVLADARFYAYQE; the protein is encoded by the coding sequence ATGAATCAGAATACGATACAGGTAGGCATTGATGCAATGTCTTTTTATGTTCCTCATATTTACTTAGACTTAGAAACATTAGCTCCCTCACGCAATTTAGACTACGAAAAATTAAGTAAAGGCTTAGGCGTATTGAAAATGGCTCTTCCAGATGTAAATGAAGATGCAGCAAGTATGGCAGCCAATGCTGTTTGGAAACTGATAAAAGAATATAATCTAAACCCAAAAGATATTGGAAGACTTTATGTAGGGACAGAATCTGGACTAGATGGCGCAAAGCCTATTGCTACGTATATTTTGGGAATGCTCAACCAAAAATTACAAGAAGAACACAAAAAAGAACCAAACACAGAATTTTTTGAAAATTGTGATGCCTTAGATATGACTTTTGCTTGTATTGGTGGGGTAGATGCACTTCAAAATACATTGGATTGGGCAAGAGGGAATAAAAATCGTATCGGTATTGTAGTAGCTACTGATTATGCAAAATATGAAAAAAACTCGGGTGGCGAATATACTCAAGGTGCAGGTGCTGTGGCAATGCTCGTCAAGCAAAATCCAAGACTGATAGCTATCAACGATATTTGGGGCGTTTCTACGAAGAGTGAACACGATTTTTTTAAACCCAATTTTAGTGAAACTCCTGTCTTTGACGGACAATTTTCAAATTCTTGTTATCAAAACCGTTTGCATGACGCTTATTTTTCTTTTAAAAAACAGGCTGTAAAAGAAGGTTTGTATAATGAAAATGATATTCTTTCAGAAAGGTGGAATAGCCTAATTTTTCACTTGCCGTATGCGTTTCACGGAAAACGTATGTTTAGTCAGATTTTTACTAAAGAACGCTTATTTTTGACAGATAAAAGTAGAAGAGAAGGTTATTTAGAACGATTTGGTATTTCACAAGAAAATTTATATTCAGAGCCAAAAGAATTATTTAAAAAGGTGGCTAAAACAGATTCGTACAGAATCTTTGTTAAAGAAAAGATTGAAACAAGCCAACTTGCTTCTTCTCATATTGGAAATATGTACACAGCTTCTATTTTTATGGCTCTGATGAGTTGTTTGGAAATGAAAAAGGAAATGTTATTTAAAGGAGAAAAGTTAGAAGGACAAAAAATAGGCTTTTGCGCCTACGGAAGTGGTTCAAAATCAAAGGTTTTTGAGGGTGTTTTACAAAAAAACGCCATAGAAATTATAGAAAAGTTTAACGTTTTTTCTACGTTGAAAAATAGAAAAGCCATTAGTTTAGAAGAATACGAAGCGTTACACGATAAAAAACACACTTTTCCTCTCAACGGAAGCAATGGAAATTTTATTCTTTCTGAAATCAAGAGTGAGC